The Cyclobacteriaceae bacterium genome includes a region encoding these proteins:
- a CDS encoding quinol:cytochrome C oxidoreductase — translation MNHSHEVADEKYEFKTGTRNKLFMLLGAGVVVFLIGVFMAMSGGGHHEAAPAEGKEHASSEISSNLTASVDQEHGEKAEAAKGEGEHHAETPNWLKRIYSTLWMNNVFFAGLGIIGLFFIAIQYAAQAGWSAGVKRIPLAMGHWIPYAGILMLVLFFIVKHDVFHWTHSGLYDPSSSEFDKIINGKSAFFFWPLPAGGFPLFFVMRLVVFFGLWYLFFIWIKKEMLAEDLDGSIQHWYSSRKLSTIFLIIFGYSSSVAAWDWVMSIDTHWFSTMMGWYVFASWWVCGLAMITFIVISLKDKGYLKVVNENHIHDLGKFVFAFSIFWTYIWFAQFMLIFYANIPEETVYFVQRRTVAPYSWIFFANLFLNFVLPFLLLMMRDSKRQIAMLKVACPIVIVGHWLDYYNMVTPGVMHGEGGLGLLEIGMAMIFMAAFLLVTLSSLTKFPLVAKHDPMMAESQGHHI, via the coding sequence ATGAATCATTCACACGAAGTAGCTGACGAAAAATACGAATTCAAGACTGGCACACGCAACAAGCTTTTTATGTTGCTGGGAGCTGGGGTCGTTGTTTTTCTAATCGGCGTATTCATGGCCATGTCAGGCGGAGGCCATCATGAAGCTGCACCGGCAGAAGGAAAAGAGCACGCAAGCTCTGAGATTTCCAGTAACCTGACAGCAAGTGTTGATCAGGAACATGGTGAAAAGGCGGAAGCGGCAAAAGGTGAAGGTGAGCATCATGCTGAAACTCCAAATTGGTTAAAAAGAATTTACTCAACACTGTGGATGAACAATGTGTTCTTTGCAGGACTTGGAATTATAGGATTATTCTTCATTGCAATTCAGTATGCAGCACAAGCTGGCTGGTCAGCAGGTGTAAAAAGAATACCGTTGGCCATGGGTCACTGGATTCCTTATGCAGGTATTTTGATGCTGGTTCTTTTCTTTATTGTAAAGCATGATGTATTCCATTGGACTCACTCAGGTTTGTATGATCCAAGCAGTTCAGAGTTTGATAAAATCATCAATGGAAAAAGCGCATTCTTCTTCTGGCCATTACCAGCAGGAGGGTTCCCGCTATTTTTTGTAATGAGATTGGTTGTGTTCTTCGGCCTTTGGTATTTGTTCTTCATATGGATTAAGAAAGAAATGCTAGCAGAAGACCTTGACGGATCGATTCAGCACTGGTATTCTTCACGCAAGCTTTCAACAATATTCCTGATCATTTTCGGATACAGCTCATCTGTAGCTGCATGGGATTGGGTTATGAGCATTGACACACATTGGTTCAGCACAATGATGGGATGGTATGTATTCGCCAGCTGGTGGGTATGCGGTCTTGCCATGATCACTTTCATCGTAATCTCTTTAAAGGATAAGGGTTATCTGAAAGTGGTGAATGAAAATCATATCCATGATCTCGGAAAATTTGTATTCGCTTTCAGCATTTTCTGGACATACATCTGGTTCGCCCAGTTCATGTTGATTTTCTATGCAAACATTCCGGAGGAAACAGTGTACTTCGTTCAACGCAGAACAGTTGCTCCTTACAGCTGGATATTCTTCGCTAATTTATTCCTGAACTTTGTCCTTCCTTTCCTGTTACTGATGATGAGAGATTCAAAGAGACAGATCGCTATGTTGAAAGTAGCATGTCCGATTGTGATCGTTGGTCATTGGCTGGATTATTATAACATGGTTACACCTGGAGTTATGCATGGTGAAGGTGGACTTGGGTTATTGGAAATAGGAATGGCGATGATCTTTATGGCAGCGTTCCTTTTGGTGACACTCAGCAGTCTGACGAAATTCCCGTTAGTAGCGAAGCATGATCCAATGATGGCAGAAAGTCAGGGACATCATATTTAG
- a CDS encoding cytochrome c — MQIKNILIAASSAVVLWGCTAHGDNPGREYAPNMYHSVAYEPLSQITDESAGRWVNSLDNGANRGEYFNSNKYNPNRMNMRMPAPNTVKRNQFGWLPYRSKKVAKDSIDFIVGGMKNPLDSTAAIVDAGKVLYEVDCKHCHGAKGMGDGKVADKFPGVANLKGDSYLGMSEGHIFHVITYGAGLMGSHGSQISPEDRWKIAKYVKVLQKQK; from the coding sequence ATGCAGATCAAAAATATTCTAATAGCGGCGTCATCGGCTGTTGTCCTTTGGGGATGTACAGCACACGGTGATAACCCTGGTCGCGAGTATGCGCCAAACATGTATCACTCAGTTGCCTATGAGCCACTCTCTCAGATTACAGACGAAAGTGCTGGTCGTTGGGTAAACTCACTGGACAATGGAGCGAACAGAGGAGAGTACTTCAATTCAAACAAGTATAATCCTAACCGCATGAATATGCGTATGCCGGCCCCCAATACAGTGAAGAGAAATCAATTTGGATGGTTGCCATACAGAAGCAAAAAAGTTGCAAAGGATAGTATTGATTTCATTGTTGGCGGAATGAAGAATCCATTGGATTCAACAGCTGCTATCGTGGATGCAGGAAAGGTTCTTTATGAAGTGGACTGTAAGCATTGCCACGGTGCCAAAGGCATGGGTGATGGAAAAGTTGCAGACAAATTTCCTGGTGTTGCTAATCTTAAAGGAGATTCTTATTTAGGAATGTCAGAAGGACATATTTTTCATGTGATCACCTACGGTGCTGGTTTAATGGGATCTCATGGATCACAGATAAGCCCGGAAGACCGATGGAAGATTGCCAAGTATGTGAAAGTGTTGCAAAAGCAGAAATAA
- a CDS encoding DUF3341 domain-containing protein, with the protein MSTAKENFLVGIFDDEDVLLHAVGNIRDKGVKIKEVYSPFPVHGLDEELGYKRTRLPIAAFLFGLTGTILALSTQIWMLGYDWPMIIGGKNHYSIPPFIPVTFEFTVLLSAFGMVGTFLVVSGLKPYKWPRQYDIRSTDDKHVMAIDLGDNRVSKEEIRSILKENGASEVNEKSF; encoded by the coding sequence ATGAGTACTGCGAAAGAAAACTTTTTGGTTGGAATTTTTGACGATGAAGACGTATTGCTTCATGCTGTTGGAAACATCCGAGACAAAGGAGTAAAGATTAAGGAAGTCTATTCACCTTTTCCTGTTCACGGATTGGATGAAGAGCTTGGATATAAACGCACACGTCTGCCAATCGCTGCATTTCTTTTTGGATTGACAGGTACGATCCTCGCATTGTCAACACAGATCTGGATGTTGGGCTATGACTGGCCGATGATCATTGGTGGAAAGAATCACTATTCAATTCCTCCTTTTATTCCGGTAACCTTCGAGTTTACGGTATTGCTTTCTGCTTTTGGAATGGTAGGTACTTTTCTGGTGGTGAGTGGACTGAAGCCATACAAATGGCCACGCCAATATGATATCCGCAGCACAGATGATAAGCATGTAATGGCAATTGACCTTGGCGATAATAGAGTAAGCAAAGAAGAAATTCGTAGCATATTGAAAGAAAATGGTGCATCGGAAGTCAACGAGAAAAGCTTTTAG
- the nrfD gene encoding polysulfide reductase NrfD, with translation MHSESVLRETLVTGGKTVHDVSHDISRQVEGAPTRLWWMAFGVSLAVLTYGAYCCGYMLWNGIGAWGLNKTVGWAWDITNFVWWVGIGHAGTLISAILLLFRQRWRMSINRAAEAMTIFAVICALSFPAFHMGRLWLGFYWALPLPNAFGSLWVNFNSPLLWDVFAISTYFSVSLVFWYMGLIPDFAVIRDRAVRAGAKTRANVYNALSFGWDGAAKTWSRYESVALILAGLSTPLVLSVHTIVSMDFATSVVPGWHTTIFPPYFVAGAIFSGFAMVLTLLLITRKVFKLEDYITIYHVELMNIVIIITGSIVGIAYITEFFIAWYGQVPAEQYAFINRATGPYWWAYWSMMTCNVISPQLFWSKKLRTNLVATFVISIIVNIGMWFERFVIIVTSLHRDYLPSSWTMFHPTQYDIGEYLFTFGIFFTAFLLFAKFFPVINMAEVKSIVKSTSEKKKSSTEAHH, from the coding sequence ATGCATTCAGAATCAGTATTAAGAGAAACATTAGTAACCGGTGGAAAAACCGTTCACGATGTATCGCATGACATCAGCCGCCAGGTAGAAGGCGCGCCAACACGATTGTGGTGGATGGCCTTTGGAGTTTCACTTGCGGTATTGACGTATGGGGCATACTGCTGCGGTTACATGTTGTGGAACGGTATCGGTGCATGGGGTCTTAATAAAACGGTAGGCTGGGCATGGGATATCACAAACTTCGTATGGTGGGTTGGTATTGGTCACGCTGGTACACTGATCTCTGCGATCCTTTTGTTGTTCCGTCAACGCTGGAGAATGTCAATCAACCGCGCTGCGGAAGCGATGACGATCTTCGCCGTTATTTGCGCTTTGAGTTTCCCTGCGTTCCACATGGGACGTCTATGGTTAGGATTTTACTGGGCACTTCCACTGCCAAATGCATTCGGTTCACTATGGGTAAATTTTAACTCACCATTGCTTTGGGACGTATTCGCGATCTCAACATACTTCTCTGTATCACTTGTATTCTGGTACATGGGATTGATTCCTGACTTCGCAGTAATCCGTGACCGTGCTGTAAGAGCCGGTGCAAAGACACGTGCTAATGTTTACAATGCTTTGAGCTTTGGATGGGATGGCGCTGCAAAAACATGGTCACGCTATGAGTCGGTTGCTTTGATCCTTGCAGGTCTTTCAACACCACTCGTACTTTCTGTACATACTATTGTATCCATGGACTTTGCGACATCTGTCGTTCCTGGCTGGCACACTACGATCTTCCCTCCATACTTTGTAGCAGGTGCGATCTTCTCAGGATTTGCCATGGTGCTTACGCTCTTGCTGATCACCAGAAAAGTATTCAAACTTGAAGATTACATCACGATCTATCACGTAGAGTTGATGAACATCGTCATTATCATTACAGGATCCATTGTAGGGATCGCTTACATCACTGAGTTTTTCATCGCATGGTATGGACAGGTTCCTGCTGAGCAATATGCCTTCATCAATCGTGCAACCGGTCCATATTGGTGGGCATACTGGTCTATGATGACTTGTAATGTTATCTCTCCACAATTATTCTGGTCTAAAAAGCTAAGAACTAATCTGGTGGCGACCTTTGTGATCTCGATCATTGTAAATATCGGTATGTGGTTCGAGCGTTTCGTGATCATCGTTACCTCTCTTCACAGAGATTACCTTCCATCCAGTTGGACTATGTTCCACCCGACTCAATATGATATCGGTGAGTACCTGTTCACGTTTGGAATATTCTTTACAGCATTCTTATTATTTGCCAAGTTCTTCCCGGTGATCAATATGGCGGAGGTAAAGAGTATTGTGAAATCAACTTCTGAAAAGAAGAAATCATCAACTGAAGCACACCATTAA
- a CDS encoding TAT-variant-translocated molybdopterin oxidoreductase yields MSTTKKTYWKGLEQLKNDTAFVKHAGKEFANIGVEEDPGHSRRDFLKMMGFSVAAASLAACEAPIRNAIPFVTKPMDADPGIANYYASSYIDGGDYCSVLVKVRDGRPIKIEGNTLSSVSTGGTSAQVEASVLSLYDNYRLRFPKIGAENSDWEHVDAQVIAKLTEIAAKGGQIRIVSNTILSPSTKVAIDKFKAKYPTTQHVQYDPISYYGIWKANEESFGVGMIPSYDFSKAKTIVSLGADFLGSWISSIEATKQYAATRKIDEEHREMSRHYQFEANLSLTGANADYRTMVKPSESGLVAAQLYNLIAAKAGKAGLSASIDKVVNLEKAANDLWSTRGNSLVVSGSNDKSVQVIVNGINDMLGSYGTTILPNLPVNFRQGNDELMAAFVGEAEGGKVDGVIFYNCNPVYDHPMGAKLGAALKNISLTVSTGITEDETGSLVTYKAPDRHYLEAWNDFEPKKGLFSLSQPAITPLFMSRQGQETFMTWAGAPADYFTVLQDNWKNWFYGKSNSLMDFQSWWDKCLYDGVLELKSEDSKTYTFAADVTASAASISSNYKAGGQGMELAIYESYGVGNGSQANNPLLQELPDPITKVVWDHPITISQRDAKSLGFTNDGESNTQYGNLTVAGKTVKVPVLIQPGQAPGTVGISLGYGRTKVGKVAENLGVSAYPFITMMNGSLSTDIVAGVTLAKTEEPFQLAQTQTHQTYMGRENVIQESVLSEFKKDAFAGRDIPKVTNWEEKVDPSSLSLWKGHEYNQHHWGMSIDLNTCTGCGSCIVACNVENNVSLVGKDEVIRRREMHWLRIDRYYSSDSTNYTSEEAEIAAENPEVVFQPMLCQHCNNAPCETVCPVAATTHSTEGLNQMTYNRCIGTRYCANNCPYKVRRFNWFKYHDNQQFYQSNPAMNTDLGRMVLNPEVTVRSRGVMEKCSFCVQRIQAGKLTAKRERRSVKDGEVVTACQAACSSGAIVFGDMNDKESAISKLLKITKDEKGAAASDKKTGNPRAYRVLEEIGVKPNIFYLTKIRNKDEVKEHA; encoded by the coding sequence ATGAGTACTACTAAAAAGACATACTGGAAAGGTTTGGAACAACTTAAAAACGACACTGCTTTTGTTAAGCATGCCGGTAAAGAGTTTGCCAACATCGGTGTCGAAGAAGATCCGGGACACTCTCGCCGGGATTTCCTGAAGATGATGGGGTTCAGCGTAGCAGCAGCTTCATTAGCGGCCTGCGAAGCACCTATCCGCAACGCCATTCCTTTTGTTACAAAACCAATGGATGCAGATCCAGGAATTGCTAACTATTATGCGTCAAGTTATATCGACGGCGGTGATTATTGCAGCGTATTAGTAAAGGTTCGTGACGGTCGTCCGATCAAGATTGAAGGAAATACATTATCCAGTGTTTCTACCGGTGGAACCAGTGCGCAGGTGGAAGCTTCTGTACTCTCTTTATATGACAACTACCGCCTCCGTTTTCCAAAGATCGGAGCTGAGAATTCAGACTGGGAACATGTTGATGCTCAGGTAATTGCCAAGCTTACAGAAATTGCAGCCAAGGGTGGACAAATCAGAATTGTTTCCAATACAATATTGAGTCCAAGTACAAAAGTTGCTATTGATAAATTCAAAGCAAAGTATCCTACAACACAACACGTTCAGTACGATCCTATTTCTTATTATGGTATATGGAAAGCCAACGAAGAATCTTTCGGTGTTGGCATGATTCCATCGTATGATTTCAGCAAAGCAAAAACAATTGTAAGTCTTGGTGCGGATTTCCTTGGATCATGGATTTCTTCTATTGAAGCGACAAAACAATACGCAGCAACCAGAAAGATTGATGAAGAGCATCGTGAGATGTCCCGTCACTATCAGTTTGAAGCTAACTTATCATTGACCGGTGCTAATGCAGATTACCGTACAATGGTGAAGCCTTCAGAGTCCGGTTTGGTGGCAGCTCAATTGTATAACCTGATCGCAGCGAAAGCAGGCAAAGCTGGTTTATCAGCAAGCATCGATAAAGTTGTTAATCTTGAAAAGGCAGCCAATGATCTTTGGTCAACCAGAGGTAACTCATTGGTAGTATCAGGTTCTAATGATAAGAGTGTTCAGGTAATAGTGAATGGCATCAATGATATGCTCGGCAGTTACGGAACAACGATCCTTCCAAATCTTCCAGTCAATTTCCGTCAGGGAAATGATGAATTAATGGCAGCTTTTGTTGGTGAAGCAGAAGGTGGAAAAGTTGATGGAGTTATTTTCTATAACTGTAATCCGGTTTACGATCATCCAATGGGAGCAAAGCTTGGTGCTGCTCTTAAGAATATATCATTAACAGTTTCTACCGGAATCACAGAAGATGAAACCGGATCACTGGTTACTTACAAAGCTCCGGATCGTCATTACCTCGAAGCATGGAATGACTTTGAACCAAAGAAGGGTTTGTTCAGCTTATCACAGCCGGCAATCACTCCTTTATTTATGTCAAGACAAGGTCAGGAGACTTTCATGACATGGGCAGGTGCACCTGCGGATTATTTTACAGTTCTTCAGGACAACTGGAAAAACTGGTTCTATGGAAAATCAAATTCTTTGATGGACTTCCAGTCATGGTGGGATAAATGTCTCTATGACGGAGTGCTTGAATTGAAATCTGAAGATTCAAAAACATATACGTTCGCTGCAGATGTTACAGCTTCTGCCGCTTCAATTTCTTCCAACTACAAAGCAGGTGGTCAGGGGATGGAGCTTGCGATCTATGAAAGTTATGGAGTTGGAAATGGCTCACAGGCTAATAATCCCCTCCTTCAGGAATTGCCAGATCCTATCACAAAAGTAGTTTGGGATCATCCAATTACGATTTCTCAGCGCGATGCAAAGAGTTTAGGATTTACAAATGATGGTGAAAGCAATACTCAATACGGAAATCTTACTGTTGCAGGTAAAACTGTAAAAGTTCCTGTGTTGATTCAGCCTGGTCAGGCTCCAGGAACGGTTGGTATCTCATTGGGTTATGGAAGAACCAAGGTTGGTAAGGTTGCTGAAAATCTTGGTGTAAGCGCATATCCATTCATTACGATGATGAACGGATCACTGTCTACAGACATAGTAGCTGGTGTAACACTTGCTAAAACAGAAGAACCATTCCAATTGGCACAGACCCAAACTCACCAGACCTACATGGGGCGTGAGAATGTTATCCAGGAATCAGTTTTAAGTGAATTTAAGAAAGACGCCTTCGCAGGCCGGGATATTCCAAAGGTTACAAATTGGGAAGAAAAGGTTGATCCATCTTCACTCAGCTTGTGGAAAGGTCATGAATACAATCAGCATCACTGGGGTATGTCGATTGATCTTAACACCTGTACAGGTTGCGGATCATGTATCGTAGCATGTAATGTTGAGAACAACGTGTCATTGGTAGGTAAGGATGAAGTTATCCGCCGCCGTGAAATGCACTGGTTGCGTATTGATCGTTACTACAGCAGCGATTCAACAAACTATACATCAGAGGAAGCGGAAATTGCAGCAGAGAATCCGGAGGTTGTATTCCAGCCGATGTTGTGTCAGCATTGCAACAATGCTCCTTGCGAAACTGTATGTCCTGTGGCTGCAACTACCCACAGCACAGAAGGTTTAAATCAAATGACTTATAACCGTTGTATCGGAACACGTTATTGTGCGAACAACTGTCCATATAAAGTAAGACGTTTCAACTGGTTCAAGTATCACGACAATCAGCAATTCTATCAGTCAAACCCTGCGATGAACACTGATTTAGGTCGTATGGTATTGAATCCTGAAGTTACTGTCCGTTCACGCGGTGTAATGGAGAAATGTTCATTCTGCGTTCAGAGAATCCAGGCAGGAAAGCTCACGGCAAAACGTGAAAGAAGATCTGTGAAAGATGGTGAAGTAGTAACAGCTTGCCAGGCAGCATGTTCTTCAGGTGCGATTGTATTCGGAGATATGAATGATAAGGAAAGCGCTATCTCCAAGCTTCTTAAGATCACAAAGGATGAAAAGGGAGCGGCTGCTTCTGATAAGAAAACTGGTAATCCACGTGCTTACAGAGTATTGGAAGAAATCGGCGTGAAGCCAAACATCTTCTATCTGACCAAGATCAGAAACAAAGACGAAGTAAAAGAACACGCATAG
- a CDS encoding c-type cytochrome, with protein sequence MKRLFSGIFICVTQVLLCFLLSLSVQAQEIPTDAAAVAAGEALFNGNCKSCHRVKTKLIGPALAGVEGRVPSVGWIINWVHNPAKVIASGDDYAVKIYAEYKNSQMTAFTSFKDEQILSILAYVKAEAAKPDVAVTPTPDPKNPNGGGGAPSAYLDAIMVGMIIILILLVIILALIISALRKFLDTKELSEEDREIVNSPITFNSVTRSPGFIFLVIFVVGTLAFKTTIDGLYSIGVQKNYQPKQPIAFSHKIHAGQYEIECKYCHTGAAKGKQANIPSPSICMNCHSQIRTGTITGDGEIAKIYAAVGYNPDSAKYIGPTKPIEWIRIHNLPDLAYFNHSQHVNVAGVVCQTCHGPIQEMDVVKQYSLLTMGWCIDCHRKTDVNTKGNAYYDNLVEIHDKKTFKVEQIGGLECAKCHY encoded by the coding sequence ATGAAGCGATTGTTCTCGGGAATCTTTATTTGTGTAACACAAGTTCTCCTTTGTTTTCTCCTCTCACTCTCAGTTCAAGCCCAGGAAATTCCGACAGATGCAGCAGCTGTTGCTGCAGGTGAAGCTTTGTTCAACGGTAACTGTAAATCGTGCCACCGTGTGAAGACAAAGTTGATCGGACCTGCACTTGCCGGCGTTGAAGGTCGTGTTCCTTCAGTGGGTTGGATCATTAACTGGGTGCACAATCCTGCAAAAGTGATTGCCAGTGGAGATGATTACGCGGTAAAAATTTATGCTGAGTACAAGAACAGCCAGATGACGGCTTTCACCAGCTTCAAAGACGAACAGATATTATCGATCCTCGCATATGTGAAAGCAGAAGCTGCAAAACCGGATGTAGCTGTCACACCAACACCTGATCCTAAGAATCCAAACGGAGGAGGTGGTGCGCCATCGGCATATCTGGATGCTATCATGGTTGGAATGATCATCATTCTGATCCTTTTAGTCATCATATTAGCATTGATTATCAGCGCTTTGCGCAAATTCCTTGATACAAAAGAGCTTAGCGAGGAAGATCGTGAAATTGTCAACTCACCGATCACTTTCAATTCTGTAACCCGTAGCCCTGGATTTATCTTCCTGGTAATTTTCGTGGTCGGAACACTCGCATTCAAAACTACCATCGATGGTCTTTATTCGATCGGTGTTCAGAAGAACTATCAGCCGAAACAGCCAATTGCATTCTCACATAAGATCCATGCTGGTCAGTATGAGATCGAATGTAAATATTGCCATACCGGCGCAGCGAAAGGCAAGCAGGCAAACATTCCTTCACCAAGCATCTGTATGAACTGTCACTCACAGATCAGAACGGGTACCATTACTGGTGATGGTGAAATAGCAAAAATCTATGCAGCGGTGGGTTATAATCCTGATTCTGCAAAGTATATCGGACCTACCAAGCCAATCGAATGGATACGTATCCACAATCTTCCTGATCTAGCATATTTCAATCACTCTCAGCACGTGAACGTTGCGGGTGTTGTTTGTCAGACCTGCCACGGACCTATTCAGGAAATGGATGTTGTAAAACAATACTCCTTATTAACAATGGGATGGTGTATCGACTGTCACCGCAAGACCGATGTTAATACAAAGGGCAACGCATACTATGATAACCTTGTAGAAATCCACGATAAGAAAACATTTAAGGTTGAGCAGATCGGTGGATTGGAATGCGCTAAGTGCCACTACTAG
- a CDS encoding FAD-dependent oxidoreductase, giving the protein MTLNTFSPKSTLIRSVGLPQLSTKSTIVVVGAGAFGGWTALSLLRKGLNVILIDAWGAGNSRSSSGDETRVIRSTYGSNEFYFDLNVRALELWKENEKRWNKKLFYNKGVLWFCYEEHTPLLDDSIPFARKHKMDYEYLNVQEVNKRYPLIQTNDLHHAYLDPFGGNLNARESCQTVLEAFIKEGGNYIQEFVKPGKIQSSGLDKIILSNGTSLQADAYLFACGSWMGQMFPEVLGNVITCSKQEVFYLGVPKDQSIDYDSMPVWIDVDGKDFYYGIPGNSNRGFKIGVDRRGEAFDPTIGERISDPKVLEHARNFISHRFPGLKNAPVIESRVCPYENSPDGNFIFETHPEARNVIFLGGGSGHGFKHGPALGELVTKKLTN; this is encoded by the coding sequence ATGACGCTGAACACCTTCTCCCCTAAATCAACGCTCATTCGTTCGGTCGGTCTTCCACAGCTTTCTACCAAATCAACCATTGTAGTGGTCGGCGCAGGAGCTTTTGGAGGATGGACTGCCCTTTCATTGTTGAGGAAAGGACTTAATGTGATTTTAATTGATGCCTGGGGAGCAGGAAACTCCAGAAGCAGTTCAGGAGATGAAACCAGGGTGATCCGTTCTACCTATGGATCGAATGAATTCTATTTTGATCTCAATGTTCGTGCCCTTGAACTCTGGAAGGAGAATGAGAAGCGGTGGAACAAAAAGCTATTCTATAATAAAGGTGTGCTATGGTTTTGTTATGAAGAGCATACACCCCTGCTGGATGATTCTATTCCTTTTGCAAGAAAGCATAAGATGGATTATGAGTACCTGAACGTTCAGGAGGTGAATAAAAGATATCCCCTGATACAAACCAATGATCTCCACCATGCTTACCTGGATCCTTTTGGTGGAAATCTCAATGCCAGGGAAAGTTGTCAGACAGTTTTGGAAGCATTCATTAAAGAAGGCGGTAATTATATTCAGGAATTCGTGAAGCCTGGTAAGATTCAATCTTCCGGCCTTGATAAAATAATACTATCCAACGGAACTTCCCTGCAGGCAGATGCATACTTGTTCGCGTGTGGTTCATGGATGGGACAAATGTTCCCGGAAGTTTTAGGAAATGTTATCACCTGTTCGAAGCAGGAAGTCTTTTATCTCGGTGTCCCGAAAGATCAATCCATCGATTATGATTCTATGCCCGTGTGGATTGATGTAGACGGAAAGGATTTCTATTACGGCATACCTGGTAATTCAAACAGAGGCTTCAAGATCGGAGTCGATCGCCGTGGAGAAGCCTTTGATCCAACAATCGGTGAAAGAATATCTGATCCAAAAGTGCTGGAGCATGCACGTAACTTCATAAGTCATAGATTTCCCGGCTTAAAAAATGCTCCAGTCATTGAAAGCCGGGTATGTCCCTATGAAAACTCTCCTGACGGCAACTTCATTTTTGAAACACATCCTGAAGCAAGGAACGTAATTTTTTTAGGAGGCGGATCAGGACATGGGTTTAAGCATGGTCCGGCGTTGGGAGAACTTGTCACTAAAAAATTAACAAATTGA
- a CDS encoding galactose mutarotase, with translation MNRVVLAFILILLISCSPQKKEFKVSSQLTMHTLQNKNGLKMEVTNYGGRIVSLWVPDKNGMLSNVVLGYDSIDQYPSGNPYFGAMIGRYGNRIAKGRFTLDGMEYQLPINNGENSLHGGPNGFHNVYWEIISDSIKYPNALVMLYKSRDGEEGYPGNLSTTVVYSLTDSNEVVIDYEATTDKSTVINLTHHSFFNLAGEGSGNILNHEVIINADKFNPVDAGLIPTGELKSVLNTPFDFLKVHTIGERINTEDEQLKFGSGYDHNWILDKKSNELSLAATVREPNSGRIMEVWTTEPGLQFYSGNFLDGSDIGFSGKPYVLRSAFCMEAQHFPDSPNHSNFPSTVLNPGEVYKQKTIYKFKN, from the coding sequence ATGAATCGCGTAGTGCTTGCTTTTATATTGATACTGCTGATTAGCTGTTCGCCTCAGAAAAAGGAATTTAAGGTTTCGTCCCAACTCACCATGCACACTCTTCAGAACAAGAATGGATTGAAAATGGAAGTCACAAACTATGGTGGCAGGATCGTGTCACTATGGGTTCCTGATAAAAACGGTATGCTGAGCAACGTCGTTCTGGGATACGATTCTATTGATCAGTATCCTTCCGGAAATCCTTATTTCGGTGCCATGATCGGCCGCTATGGCAATCGCATTGCCAAAGGAAGATTTACACTGGATGGAATGGAATATCAACTGCCAATTAACAACGGTGAAAATTCTCTTCATGGTGGCCCTAATGGATTCCACAATGTTTACTGGGAGATTATTTCTGATTCTATAAAGTATCCCAATGCTCTTGTAATGTTATATAAGAGTAGGGATGGAGAAGAAGGATATCCGGGAAATCTTTCCACCACAGTTGTATATTCATTGACGGACAGCAATGAAGTTGTCATCGACTATGAAGCAACAACGGACAAGTCAACGGTTATCAATTTAACGCATCATTCTTTTTTTAACCTTGCGGGAGAGGGCAGTGGTAATATTTTAAATCATGAAGTAATCATCAATGCAGATAAATTCAATCCTGTTGACGCTGGACTCATTCCTACGGGCGAATTAAAATCAGTTTTGAATACCCCTTTTGATTTCCTGAAAGTTCATACAATCGGTGAACGGATAAATACTGAAGATGAGCAACTGAAATTTGGTTCAGGTTATGATCACAACTGGATCCTCGACAAGAAATCAAATGAACTTTCACTGGCTGCAACTGTCAGAGAACCCAACTCAGGGCGTATCATGGAAGTATGGACTACTGAACCCGGCCTTCAGTTTTATTCAGGTAATTTTCTGGATGGTTCAGACATTGGATTTAGCGGAAAGCCCTATGTTTTGAGATCTGCATTCTGCATGGAGGCGCAACACTTTCCGGATTCTCCTAATCATTCAAATTTCCCTTCTACTGTTTTGAATCCGGGTGAGGTGTACAAACAGAAGACTATCTATAAGTTTAAAAATTGA